The Kiritimatiellia bacterium genome window below encodes:
- a CDS encoding uracil-DNA glycosylase, with the protein MGLNEALAALRAHLEHLRELGVREVDASPERLAALKSLVRNATATAPTRATTRIDSLPGLDPPQPSIGPATESLEAIASEIAACKKCRLCEARTRVVPGQGRLQPDILFVGEGPGEEEDRQGLAFVGRAGQLLTRMIEAMGYTRDDVFIGNIVKCRPPGNRTPLPDEMAACLPFLERQIAVIRPKLIVALGSTALKGLFGDASLSISRVRGTWMDYRGIPVMPTYHPAYLLRNPDAKREVWEDLKAVLQRLGRPLPRQSRRGAE; encoded by the coding sequence ATGGGACTGAACGAGGCCCTCGCCGCGCTGCGCGCGCACCTGGAGCACCTTCGAGAACTTGGCGTCCGCGAAGTCGACGCAAGCCCCGAACGCCTAGCCGCGCTGAAGAGTCTGGTGCGCAACGCCACGGCGACCGCCCCTACCCGCGCGACGACTCGCATCGATTCGCTGCCCGGGCTGGACCCTCCGCAGCCCTCCATCGGTCCGGCGACGGAATCGCTGGAGGCGATTGCCTCGGAAATCGCAGCGTGCAAAAAGTGCCGCCTCTGCGAGGCGCGCACGCGGGTCGTGCCGGGACAAGGTCGGCTGCAGCCGGACATCCTTTTTGTGGGCGAGGGCCCGGGCGAGGAAGAAGACCGCCAAGGGCTTGCATTCGTCGGGCGGGCCGGACAGTTGCTAACACGGATGATCGAGGCGATGGGCTACACGCGCGACGACGTCTTCATCGGCAACATCGTCAAATGCCGGCCGCCGGGAAACCGGACGCCACTGCCCGATGAAATGGCGGCCTGCCTGCCGTTCCTTGAACGCCAGATCGCGGTGATCCGACCGAAACTGATCGTGGCGCTCGGCAGCACGGCGCTCAAGGGACTCTTCGGCGACGCGAGCCTCTCAATCAGCCGGGTGCGGGGAACGTGGATGGACTACCGCGGGATCCCGGTGATGCCGACTTACCACCCCGCGTATTTGTTGAGGAATCCGGACGCCAAACGCGAGGTGTGGGAGGATTTGAAGGCGGTTTTGCAACGGCTTGGCCGCCCTCTTCCGCGCCAATCTCGACGCGGCGCCGAGTAG
- a CDS encoding cupin domain-containing protein, which translates to MTAQDLIGMLQLVPHPEGGWYREVYRSSELIPADALPLRYGAPRAFATSIYFLLEAGQFSAFHRLRSDELWFHLAGGDLDVHCLTPNGALETLRLGPGSLRWQAVVQQGTWFAALAANDAAFSLAACVVAPGFDFADFELADRAQLAAQFPHHASLIERLTRS; encoded by the coding sequence ATGACCGCGCAAGACCTTATCGGCATGTTGCAATTGGTTCCGCATCCCGAGGGCGGCTGGTATCGCGAGGTCTACAGGAGTTCCGAGCTGATCCCGGCCGACGCGTTACCCCTGCGATATGGAGCGCCGCGCGCGTTTGCCACGTCGATTTACTTTCTTCTCGAGGCCGGTCAATTCTCCGCCTTTCATCGCCTCCGCAGTGACGAGCTCTGGTTCCATCTCGCCGGCGGGGACCTGGACGTCCACTGCCTCACTCCGAACGGTGCGCTGGAGACCCTGCGCCTCGGTCCGGGCTCCCTGCGGTGGCAGGCGGTTGTACAGCAAGGAACGTGGTTCGCGGCGCTCGCGGCCAACGATGCAGCCTTTTCACTGGCGGCCTGCGTTGTCGCGCCCGGTTTCGACTTCGCCGATTTCGAACTGGCGGATCGAGCGCAGCTCGCCGCTCAATTTCCGCATCACGCATCGCTGATTGAGCGGCTCACCCGGAGCTGA
- a CDS encoding RluA family pseudouridine synthase, with protein MERGSIVCGEQDVGRLDSVLARARPELSRARWQEEIKADRVTVNGRPGRCKMPVKPGDIIEWTRPPPEPTGLEPEPIPLSVIYEDEDLIAIDKPPGLVVHPAPGHPAGTLVNALLHHCPNLPGIGGELRPGLVHRLDRDTSGVMVVAKNDGAMVSLARQFKDRRTRKEYLALVWGRPRDLAGTIHTRIARSEHDRKKMAAYPLEPASGELKGKEALSRYEVLETIGPVSLVRVRIETGRTHQIRVHMSHIRHPVVGDPVYGGSRREIAAPRQMLHAERLELIHPRTGTPLVLVAPIPADFQELISQLKQRENPGTSSRA; from the coding sequence ATGGAGCGGGGCTCTATCGTCTGCGGAGAACAGGATGTCGGCCGGCTGGATTCCGTCCTCGCCCGGGCGCGGCCAGAACTTTCCCGCGCCCGCTGGCAGGAGGAAATCAAGGCAGACAGGGTCACCGTCAACGGCCGGCCCGGCCGATGCAAAATGCCGGTCAAACCCGGAGACATCATCGAATGGACACGGCCGCCGCCGGAGCCGACCGGCCTTGAGCCTGAACCGATTCCACTATCCGTAATCTATGAAGATGAGGATTTGATCGCCATCGACAAGCCGCCAGGTCTCGTGGTGCACCCTGCGCCCGGACACCCGGCGGGCACGCTGGTCAACGCCCTGCTCCATCATTGTCCAAATTTACCGGGCATTGGAGGAGAACTTCGCCCGGGGCTTGTGCATAGGCTGGACCGCGATACGAGCGGGGTCATGGTGGTCGCGAAGAATGATGGCGCCATGGTTTCACTCGCCCGACAATTCAAGGATCGCCGTACTCGGAAGGAATATCTCGCTCTCGTCTGGGGACGGCCGCGCGACCTCGCCGGAACCATCCATACGCGCATCGCTCGCAGCGAGCACGACCGCAAAAAAATGGCTGCCTATCCCCTCGAGCCGGCGTCGGGTGAACTCAAAGGCAAGGAGGCTTTGAGCCGGTATGAGGTCCTCGAGACGATAGGGCCTGTCTCCCTGGTGCGCGTGCGAATCGAAACCGGCCGTACCCATCAGATTCGCGTTCATATGTCGCACATCCGGCACCCCGTCGTGGGCGACCCCGTCTACGGCGGTTCCCGCCGCGAGATCGCCGCGCCGCGCCAAATGCTTCATGCCGAACGGCTCGAGTTGATCCACCCGCGGACCGGCACCCCACTCGTCCTGGTGGCGCCGATTCCGGCTGATTTCCAGGAGCTGATTTCGCAGTTGAAACAGCGCGAGAATCCAGGCACATCCTCGCGGGCATGA
- the lgt gene encoding prolipoprotein diacylglyceryl transferase: MIDPVAFTIFGRPIYWYGICVALGFLAALAFWNSAVRRIGLPTGLGSDLAMVTMIAGILGARAMYVAANWNYFSENLAAIPRIDQGGLIFYGGFLAASAAVAVMARVRAIPLWKLGDFTVSALPLGHAIGRMGCLLNGCCYGKPTDLPWAVFTAGEWRHPVQGYEAAFNLALFFVCRRMLLRQAPPGSVTAAYLTAYGLWRFAIEFLRGDPRMEAWAGLNAAQALSLVLVVLGGLLGGFVFFRSRPRP; the protein is encoded by the coding sequence ATGATTGATCCCGTGGCTTTCACGATTTTTGGGCGCCCCATTTACTGGTATGGCATCTGCGTCGCGCTCGGGTTTCTGGCCGCCTTGGCTTTTTGGAACAGCGCCGTACGCCGGATCGGCCTGCCCACGGGCTTGGGGTCCGACCTCGCGATGGTGACCATGATCGCCGGCATTCTCGGGGCCCGCGCAATGTACGTGGCGGCAAACTGGAACTATTTTTCGGAAAACCTGGCTGCAATCCCGCGCATTGACCAGGGTGGTCTGATTTTCTACGGCGGATTTCTGGCCGCTTCAGCCGCCGTCGCAGTGATGGCCCGCGTTCGCGCTATACCGCTGTGGAAGCTCGGCGATTTCACTGTATCGGCCCTGCCGCTCGGGCATGCAATCGGACGTATGGGATGCCTTTTGAATGGCTGTTGTTACGGAAAACCGACAGACCTGCCGTGGGCCGTATTCACCGCCGGCGAGTGGCGCCATCCTGTTCAGGGCTATGAGGCGGCGTTCAATTTGGCGCTGTTTTTTGTGTGCCGTCGAATGCTGCTCCGGCAGGCGCCGCCCGGAAGCGTGACGGCCGCCTATCTAACCGCCTATGGACTCTGGCGGTTTGCCATCGAATTTTTGCGCGGAGACCCCCGCATGGAGGCGTGGGCCGGATTGAATGCCGCGCAGGCGCTCAGCCTCGTCCTCGTCGTGCTAGGCGGTCTGCTCGGCGGATTCGTTTTTTTCCGCTCACGTCCGCGCCCCTGA